In Delphinus delphis chromosome X, mDelDel1.2, whole genome shotgun sequence, the DNA window ACAATGCCTCCCTTATAGGGCTTGAGCTGGGAACTGGGCATGCTCAGTAGCTAAAgcagattttttccttttttcttcttttggtcgCAAGTGCGGCATCTCTCTCAGTCCCACACCTTTCTTTCCTATATCCCTGTCCCCTCTCTCCACCCCCGGCCCCTTAATCAACCACGCTTAACCCGTTCCACACCGAAGGCTCGCAGAGTCCTGAGGTGCAGAGAATGAACCCGTCTCCTAAACCCACTAAATAGTCCCACTTTGGGCTAAAGCTTCACACTTTTGCCTTaaagcccccagcccctcacGCGCAGACAGGTAGGAGTAGTGCGAACACTACTGGCTCCCAGGAAACTGGTCCCAAGAAGGCTCCATCCAGGATCGCCCTTTACCGAAGAAGTATTCCCGGAGCCCTCTGTTCTGCGGGGGTGACAATTAGCCAAAGGTACCGTACCCGTGATACAAAGCCCAAGTGCGATTGTTGCCTTGAATGTCATTGTTGTTGACTCACCCCCCTCGATCCTGGAATTATTCAATTCCGCGTAGACTCGACGCCCCTATCTACCTCCCTCGACCCCCCTTCCCCCAGGCTCTCCGCTGTTTCTTTGGCTTTGCCGGGGTTCTTGGTTGCTCTCTCAAAGGAACGccccgggtgtgtgtgtgtgtgtgtgtgtgtgcgtgtgtgtgtgtgtgtgcgtgtgtgcctgCCTTGGTTCTTAGGGGACTGGGGGAGGAGAAAGGACTCGACTGTGCGTGTATGTGGCGGGGGGATGGAGGCTGGCGCGCCCGCGTTAGGGGGCTGGGGTCTCTACGCGGGAGGAAAGGGGTCGCTCCTCCCTAGGGGGTGTTTTAGGCAAAAGGAGGGGGGATGCCGGGGGGAAAGTGCGCTGTCTTTCCCGATGTGTGGGCAGAAGAGGAATCAAGTGGGGGTGTCTGGATGGGGAACTGGGGGAGGCCTCGGGAATGTGCTGGGGTCGAGGTGCATGAGTGTCGGGAGGTAGGTTTGCGTGTGTGCCCGTgggggggggaggcgggggcggggaaTCAGCGCTTGTATGTAAAGGTGCAGCCCGTGTGCGAGGGGCTGGGTGCGCGCGCGCGGTGTCTGGCCgggggcgcgcgcgcgcgcgccgcTGCCCGCCTGCTCGCCTGCGAGGGCTGCTCTTTGGGTTTGACGGGCAAGCGGGCGCGGAGGAGCTCGAGGTCGAATCACATATAGACCGTTGTGGAAACTGCAGCGCGGATCGCGGCGCGGAGGGCCCTGCGAGAGCCGCCGGGGTCCGTAGGTGGGTGAATTTCCAGCGGGGGCTGCGGGAGCTGCACCGACACGCGCGGCCTCTTCCACCAGCTCAGCCCGGcagcgcgcgtgtgtgtgtgagtgtgttgtGCGGGCGCGTGCGCGTGGAGGGGGGCAGGTagcttattatttttagtttgggTCGTGTTGGTTTGGGGCGAGCTGAGTGGCCAAAGCGGCTGTAGTGGCTACCTCCCGCCTCCCGCGCGCCGTGCTTGGCTGCCCACGGCGCGGTCGCAAGTCCCTGAGGACCAAAAGAATCTGGTGTCCTTAGCATCGCTGCCCCCCTGGCGGCCGGGGCGACAGGGAAAGTGTCCTGTCTAGGGTGATGAGGGCTGTCGGGGCCGCTGCGCTGGGCTGGGCTTTGTTTTCTGCGTCCCCCTCGCAGGCACTCTAGGCGAACGTAGATCTGGGGCTCCAGGCAGTGGCCCGCGAGCTGGTCGGAGACTGCTGGCACCCGGCAAGACAGGGAATACGAGAGAGGCCGGTGGGTAACTCATAAAGCCCTGCAAAGCCGGGCAAGCGCTGGCAGCGCGACTTTGCAAGATGCCCGAATGTTGAGCTGATTTCTGGCTTAGTGACAGCAGCATTATGTGGCTGGCCGGCGTTGGGGGAAGGGTAGGGGTGGGCGCGCAAGGGGGAGCCTGGGCCGCCGCTCTCGGCCACGGAGCCGCGGGGTCACTCTGCCTGTGACAAGCGGGCTAGTGACGCCCCAGTGGCCATCACCCTCGTGGCCTGAGCCGACCACCTCTTCCACCTCAACCACCGCACGCCCGGGTCTATTAGAGACCGACGGAAACTCCAGCAGCTGCCCCTTGTGGGACTGGAGCGCGCGGAGAAATGTGTGAGCAGCGGGGCTGAAGGCCCCCGCGACATCCCGAGCGGTCCCCCCGCCTCCGCTGCCCGGCTCACGAGACTGCCGCTCGGGCCCGGGACCCGGGAGGGGGCTGCGTGCCGGCTCCGGGCACCGAGATGCGGCAAAACATTGCGGTACGCGCCATCGCCGGCGACCCCTCCAGCCGCGTCGCTGCCGGCCCGAGGTAGCGCACAGGGGGCGGCGGGGACCGCGTCTCTCCGCGAAGCCCCCCACGCGCGCCCTAGGCGGGAGGGCGTAGGTTTCCCATGCCGGCTCCGGTGAAGCCACCTCGGCCCACCCTCCCCGGTCGTCGGCCCCTGCAGGCCGGGTCCCTCCGTGTGGAAGCGGAGCGCCAGGCGCGGCGCTCGGGTGGATGCCGGATTTGTGGTAAGGCCAGGTTTGTGCAGTCCTGGCCGGCCGTGGGAGCCGGGCGTCCTGCGCGGCACGGAGAGCGAGAGACCGAGAGGTGGATAGGGAGACGGGCCGCCCTGGTCACCCCGAGAGATGGCTTTTGGTACTCAACTCATACTTTGTgggtttgcttcttttctttttgccttcccCCCTCTCccgattttaaaatgtacatgtttTAGTGGTACCATGTGAATATGAGGTTTCTTTCGCTTCATTCATTGCCCCTTTCCGTTTTGAGGGGCTCCCTTCTCcttgctctttttcttcctctctccacttCTCCTTGGTCTCTTGTCCTTTCagtccctcttcccctctctccttggcGGATCGACTCCCCCTCTCCCTTGCTTGATCCTCCAGCTGCCTGCGGCTTCTGTTTCATGCGAGCTGCATTTGGGAACTTCTAGCTCGTCCTTGcgcttttttccccccttgctACTTAAAGTAGAAATGACGAGGAGGAGGGCAGCTCCTTATGCAATTTCGGATCTGTTGATGCTCCTTGTTCTTGTGTTTTGTACTGAATTCAGGTATTCaggtgtttggtttggtttggttgcttttgaatttctttgcgcggggcggggggagggaggagggcgggggTAGTAACAAGAAAAGACTCTAATGAACCAGAGTAGCTGTTGAAAACCAGATCTGTAGGAAGGCCAAAGAGCATGTGAAATTTTGATTTTACAATGAAAGTTAGTTTGGATGATGTCATACTTTAAAATTATGACTTCTTTCTGCACTGCCAATCAAGCTATCACTGTGAATTGGGGAAATGCACGTCTATATGACAGCCAAGGAGCATCTCGGCAGTGCCGGCTGTATTCCGAACCAAACTACTCAAAATGCAAATCTTCGTGGGTCGTGGCTAGCGAATTGTCTACCTTGAGGCATGTTCGGTTTTACCACTAGCTGATTCCTCGTGGGCAAAATAAACAAAGGAGTTTCTGAGTGACACTTCTCTCCTTGTATCATTCCCTCATTGTGTGTTCCtgagtgatttatttatttaattaatatttggtGGTAACCATATTGAAATTGCGGCCAGCTTCCCATTCCAGATGGAAAACACTCACACGGCTAAAACTGCATCAGTAAAACGCACAGTGCTTGCTGTTCCTTTTAATCTTTTCCATGAAGCATcgcatatatttgtatatgcatGCAGTATGGAAGGAATTGGCAGCCACGGGTTAATTTGCTAAGCATGAAACTCCACTAAGTGATTCTTGATTTAGTTGTAGACAGGGACAGGGGGTGGTCATATTGGGAGAGGGGTGTTTGGGAACTGATGATTTTAGGGCAAACATTGGCTGTGCTAAATGTATCTGGCGCTGCAGATAAAGCCAGCCGGGGATTGTAGCGTGTGGACTCCTCTTCATCAGCAGTGGCGGTCTGTGGTCCAAGTGAAGGAGATCGGCATCTGAGCCAAGCTCAGTCGGACCTGGGTTCAAAATGGCACACAGAGGAATGGGAGAGGGCCAGGGAAGCAGGAGAGCCAGGTTTTGGGGGTGGGAAGGCTGTCTGGACATCAGCTAGGCAGTGCAGGGGCAAGCAGGTTTCTCTCCTGCTTTCGGGGACCCAAAGACAAAAGGCATTTTTCCCCCCTGCTTGGGAAATGACTGACAGGAAGCTAGATACCGTTTATTTACCTGAAACTCAAATTTGGCCGTCTTCTACTTGGTTATTTTTCTAGAACCTCGCAGGGtcatctgtgtttttttctgtttttgttttttttttttttttacagtgtagAGCAGTGTACAGGAGTGAACTGATTCATGGCAATGTGCTCACCTCTGGCTGAAGCTCAGACAAGTATCTTTCTAGGGTTTCTTCCATCTTGATCTTTTGACTGTCCCCTCTACAGCCACCCAGTCCTCCCATCACCATCCTTCATGGAACCCAGGGCCCTAATGTCTTCTCTGCCTGGCTTCTTACCAAGCTGAAGCCTAGAGAGTAGACATTTACAAATTGAAATTCCTTTGTGGTGCTGTAGTTGATGTTCTGCGATCAGTCATTTGAGTCGCCAATAGGAAGCTTAAGGTCTGGATTCAAGGGTGAAATTTGGTGGTCCaagtaaaaaaaaactattttcagattgttcaggTTTAAGCATAACCAGcaacctttttttccctgttgttTGTTGTGTGTTCTGCACATGTAAGATTTGTATAAACTCCAGGCACGGAAATAAAATGTATGGTATTTTTGGTAGTTCTTGTTTGACCGAGTGAGAATACTTGGAGTTTGGGGTGCCTTAAGAACACAAAGCTAATTATTATAGCCGTGTGTTCGCTATGGTAGGATTTAAGCACAAATTCTTCTTCAAGTAATGatcattgaaaaaaatgttttctttttattttttagattatttctctttattcagAAGCATAAAGTTGTTTGCTGATTGCAAGAAGATGTTTCTTTGGCTCTTTCTGATTTTGTCAGCCCTGATTTCTTCAACAAAGGCAGATTCTGACATATCGGTGGAAATTTGCAATGTGTGTTCCTGCGTGTCAGTTGAGAATGTGCTATATGTCAACTGTGAGAAGGTTTCAGTCTACAGGCCAAATCAGCTGAAACCCCCTTGGTCCAATTTTTATCACCTCAAtttccaaaacaattttttaaatatcctctACCCAAATACATTCTTGAATTTTTCACATGCAGTATCCCTGCAGCTGGGAAATAATAAACTGCAGAACATTGAGGGAGGAGCCTTCCTTGGGCTCAGTGCATTAAAGCAGTTGCACTTGAACAACAATGAATTAAAGATTCTCCGAGCTGACACTTTCCTTGGCATTGAGAACTTGGAGTATCTCCAGGCTGACTACAATTTAATCAAGTATATTGAACGCGGAGCTTTCAATAAGCTCCACAAACTGAAAGTTCTCATTCTTAATGACAAtctgatttccttccttcctgataaTATTTTCCGATTCGCATCTTTGACCCATCTGGATATACGAGGGAACAGAATCCAGAAGCTCCCCTATATCGGAGTTCTGGAACACATAGGCCGTGTCGTCGAATTGCAACTGGAAGATAACCCTTGGAACTGTAGCTGTGATTTGTTGCCTTTAAAAGCTTGGCTGGAGAATATGCCATATAACATTTACATAGGGGAAGCTATCTGTGAAACGCCCAGTGACTTATACGGAAGGCttttaaaagaaaccaacaaACAAGAATTATGCCCCATGGGCACAGGCAGTGATTTTGACGTGCGAATCCTCCCTCCGTCTCAGCTGGAAAATGGCTACACCACTCCCAATGGTCACACCACCCAAACGTCCTTACACAGGTTGGTGACCAAACCACCGAAAACGACAAATCCATCCAAGATCTCTGGAATCGTGGCAGGCAAAGCCCTCTCCAACCGCAATCTCAGCCAGATTGTCTCTTACCAAACCAGGGTGCCCCCTCTTACACCTTGCCCAGCACCTTGCTTCTGCAAAACCCATCCTTCAGATCTGGGACTGAGTGTCAACTGCCAAGAGAAAAACATCCAGTCCATGTCTGAACTGATACCAAAACCTTTAAATGCCAAGAAGTTGCACGTTAACGGCAACAGCATCAAAGATGTGGACGTCTCCGACTTCACCGAGTTCGAAGGACTCGATCTGCTTCATTTAGGCAGCAATCAGATTACCGTGATCAAGGGAGACATATTCCGCAATCTCACGAATTTACGCAGGCTGTATCTCAACGGCAATCAGATCGAAAGACTCTATCCCGAAATATTTTCAGGCCTTCATAACCTGCAGTATCTGTATTTGGAATACAACTTGATTAGGGAAATCTTAGCGGGCACCTTTGACTCGATGCCAAACTTGCAGCTCCTGTACTTAAATAATAATCTCTTAAAGAGCCTGCCCGTGTACATTTTCTCAGGAGCACCCCTTGCTAGACTGAACCTGAGGAACAACAAGTTCATGTACCTGCCTGTCAGCGGGGTCCTGGATCAGCTGCAGTCTCTCACGCAGATCGACTTGGAGGGCAACCCATGGGACTGCACTTGTGACTTGGTGGCATTAAAGCTGTGGCTGGAGAAGCTGAAAGACGGGATTGTCATGAAAGAACTGAAGTGTGAGACACCCGTGCAGTTTGCCAACATCGAACTGAAGTCCCTCAAAAATGAAATCTTATGTCCCAAGCTCTTAAACAAGCCATCGGCACCCTTCACAAGCCCTGCACCTGCCGTTACATTCACCACCCAGCTGGGGCCCATTCGCAGTCCTCCTGGGGGTCCAGTGCCTCTGTCAATTTTAATCCTCAGCATCTTAGTGGTCCTCATCTTAACTGTGTTTGTTGCTTTTTGCCTTCTTGTTTTCGTGCTGAGACGAAACAAGAAGCCCACGGCGAAGCACGAAGGCCTGGGGAACCCCGAGTGCGGCTCCATGCAGCTGCAGCTGAGAAAACACGAccacaaaaccaacaaaaaagacGGACTGGTCACAGAAGCTTTCATTCCACAAACCATAGAGCAGATGAGCAAGAGCCACACCTGTGGCTTGAAAGAATCCGAAACCGGGTTTATGTTTTCTGATCCTCCAGGCCAGAAAGCCATGATGAGAAATGTCCCCGACAAGGAGAAAGATGTATTGCACGTGGATACCAGGAAGAGACTGAGCACCATCGATGAGCTGGACGAATTATTCCCGAGCAGGGATTCCAATGTGTTTATTCAGAATTTTCTCGAAAGCAAAAAGGAGTACAATAGCATAGGCGTCAGTGGTTTTGAGATCCGCTATCCTGAAAaacaacaagacaaaaaaaacaagaagtcaCTGATAGGCGGCAACCACAGTAAAATAGTTGTGGAGCAAAGGAAGAGCAGCgagtattttgaactgaaggcAAAACTCCAGAGTTCCCCCGACTACCTACAGGTCCTTGAGGAGCAGACAGCTTTGAACAAGATCTAGGTCATGCAATCTTACTTCCTACAGAGGACATTTATTTAATGATGAAAGTGCCTTTTGTTGACTTCTAACTTCCAAATACTATATTATCAATAGGCATAGAGGCAGGTGTTTCCAAGGGTGTCTCATTAACTGTAGCTGCAAAGATGTGTCCCGTAGAAGAGAATTCCCTTAATAGATTTTACTACATAAAACCTATACTGTGGAGTCCTGTGGGGATACTGCAAACTCTATTGCCAAAGGGATGCTTTAGATACATAATTCACTGAATTTAACCTCAAGAGGCAAATCTGTTTTGTACCCCAATGCAAAACCTTCGTCTCTTTGTGCTCTGTAAAGCAAACTCAAGAAAACTGTACCAGTGTTTGTACCTCAGCTGGGTCCTTCATCTTGCACGTAGATTCAGTTGGCGGAACTGGAATATTCCTTTTGATTTGTGGCATTGTTACAACTCTGTGTAAAGATtctctgaaaagttaaaaaaaaaaaaaaaaagcatgccaAGAGAGAACATTCGATAGTATTTGTAAACCGGTAACCTTTATGGCCTGCATCTTGAAACTGCTGGATTTATAATGTTAAATTgtgcaaatatttgtttaaaatataccaTGCATTATacaactataaaataaatttgaacacTTTAAGCATTACCTGTCTAGACataaaacctgaaagagaaaagagaaatcaacGTGAGTTACCTAGCGTTTGCGGTGATCTGAAGAAATACGTGATGTTTATCAGAATTAAACATGGCTCAAATTCAACTAATATTAGAGTTTGTTCTCAGTTATGTGAAATACCCACAATCCTTAAAGGTTGTCCAAAATTAGCAAAGTGCTTACCGTGTGAGCGCACCCAAAGCTATTTTTGTAACATAATTCATATTTATGAAGTACTTTGTATACTAAATAGGAAAATATGTACTCCTTAATCTGTATTTAATATGCCTGACTTGTTTTCCTGATCACAGGGAATTTATCAATAAGTATACATTTAGACAGCAAAAATATACCAAACTGAAACTGAAGCTTATGTGTACAGAAATATTCTGGACATTGTGATCAGgtatcatttaaaaacaaaacaaaacaaaaaaacacaaaaaacaaaagtacaaaaaaatagTTCTGTGCTATTCTTGAGAATTTAGCATATTATCTTCAGATTTGTTACCaactgtgcattttaaaataggTTCCTTTGTTTTATGGACTGTGTGTGGGGCAGTTGTCATTTGCCATCACTTGTCTTGCTTTTCAGAATTCTATGAACTGAATTCAAATAGTTTTCActacaagtatttaaaaaattaatgagtaaGGTTAATAGTTATATCTTGTATGCATCAGTATCCTGTTCTTTCATCATTCTGACTACTATCAGATAATCAAGTAGAACAGTAAACATCATGGTGATCGTGGCTATCAAAGCCACACTGTAAAATGCTTTCATTGGTCTCAGATTCGTTCACAGTCTGCAAGTACAAATGATATGCCACTGTGTTTGCTTGTGCTGTTAACTTCTATGTCAAAATTGGTCAAAGGAGGGAAGCACTTGATCATGggagatattttaatatttttaggttCTCCTGATTAGCAAAGGAACATCCTGAAACACACTGCCTTCTTGGCCTGCctgcatatgtatatttttcctgCTCCATGTCTTTATAGTTACTGTATTGATCAGTAAGGTGACCAAGAAGGTAAATGTAGGCATTCTTCATGAATTTCAAGTGGCACGTGTTTTGGTGCAGCTTCTAAAATGATATTATGGTTAACGTCGTAACAGCAGTCCCTTTATTAATGACTAATTCCAGGGCTTTATGTGTTTGTTGcgagataaaaaacaaacaaacaacttggCATTcttggaggtgtgtgtgtgtgtgtgtgtttgggtgtacatgcatacatatagataatttggagatttttgttaaatagcagaataaattgTCTCCATATGTATGTGCTGGTGCTCTTAAAACTTTAATGTGTAATTTTCATGACAATGTGAAAACTttatatgaatattaaaaataaataaatacttgcttTCTGATCTTGAAAGAAAAGACATGAGGATGTGTGCCCAACAGCCTGTTTGCATCTACAATTTCATAAGAACTTTTAATATGCCATTACCATGCTTGCACGCAT includes these proteins:
- the LOC132418748 gene encoding SLIT and NTRK-like protein 4, translating into MFLWLFLILSALISSTKADSDISVEICNVCSCVSVENVLYVNCEKVSVYRPNQLKPPWSNFYHLNFQNNFLNILYPNTFLNFSHAVSLQLGNNKLQNIEGGAFLGLSALKQLHLNNNELKILRADTFLGIENLEYLQADYNLIKYIERGAFNKLHKLKVLILNDNLISFLPDNIFRFASLTHLDIRGNRIQKLPYIGVLEHIGRVVELQLEDNPWNCSCDLLPLKAWLENMPYNIYIGEAICETPSDLYGRLLKETNKQELCPMGTGSDFDVRILPPSQLENGYTTPNGHTTQTSLHRLVTKPPKTTNPSKISGIVAGKALSNRNLSQIVSYQTRVPPLTPCPAPCFCKTHPSDLGLSVNCQEKNIQSMSELIPKPLNAKKLHVNGNSIKDVDVSDFTEFEGLDLLHLGSNQITVIKGDIFRNLTNLRRLYLNGNQIERLYPEIFSGLHNLQYLYLEYNLIREILAGTFDSMPNLQLLYLNNNLLKSLPVYIFSGAPLARLNLRNNKFMYLPVSGVLDQLQSLTQIDLEGNPWDCTCDLVALKLWLEKLKDGIVMKELKCETPVQFANIELKSLKNEILCPKLLNKPSAPFTSPAPAVTFTTQLGPIRSPPGGPVPLSILILSILVVLILTVFVAFCLLVFVLRRNKKPTAKHEGLGNPECGSMQLQLRKHDHKTNKKDGLVTEAFIPQTIEQMSKSHTCGLKESETGFMFSDPPGQKAMMRNVPDKEKDVLHVDTRKRLSTIDELDELFPSRDSNVFIQNFLESKKEYNSIGVSGFEIRYPEKQQDKKNKKSLIGGNHSKIVVEQRKSSEYFELKAKLQSSPDYLQVLEEQTALNKI